A region of the Variovorax sp. 54 genome:
TGCCGTGTTCCCCGACAAGCTGCGCATCGAGGGCGACATGGCCACGCAGGAGCGCTACCGCGGCATCTTCCGCATTCCGTTCTACACGCTCACGGCCGCGCTCGGCGGCGGCTTCGCGGGTTTTGATCCGCGGTCCGTGCCGCACAGCGAAAGCGACTCGTCGATCGAGTTCCGCCCGCCACTGATCGCCTTTCACGTGAGCGACCTGCGCGGCCTCGACGGCTCGCCCGCGCTCACGATCGAAGGCGAAGCGCTGCGCTTTCGCCAGCGCGTGCCCGGCCTGCCCGACAACGCCACGTACGCCGACGGCATCCACGCGCCGCTCTCGGGCGCCGCGCTCGCCGCATGGCAGGCCGGCAAGCCGCTGACTTTCGACATGAAGCTCTCGCTGGTGGGCCAGGACACGCTCTCGATGGTGCCGATCGCCGAGGAAACCACCGCGCACCTGAAATCGCCGTGGGCGCACCCCAGCTTCGGCGGGCGCTTCCTCGCCACGCAGCGCAAGGTCACGCCGCAGGGCTTCGACGCGCACTGGCGCGTGTCCTCGCTCGTGACCACGGCGCGCGAACAGGTGCGCGCCGGCCTGTCGGGCGGTGAAGGCGATGCCGCGCAGAACGCCGCGGCGGCCGTCGTTCGCACGGCGTCCACGCCGCGCCATGCCTCGGGCCCGCTGCAGACCTTCGACGTGTCGCTCGCACAGCCCGTCAACGTGTATTCGATGAGCACGCGCGCCGGCAAGTACGGCGCGCTCTTCATCGGCCTGGTGCTGATGGCGGCCTTCATGTTCGAGCTGTTCCGCAAGCTGCGCCTGCACCCGGTGCAGTACGGGCTGGTGGGCCTGTCGATTGCGCTGTTCTTCCTGCTACTGCTGGCGCTGTCGGAAAAATTCGCCTTCCACTTCGCCTACGCAGGAGCGGCCGGTGCGAGCGTGGCATTGCTGGCCGTGTACTTCAGCGCGGTGCTCGGCGGCTGGCAACGCGGCCTGTCGTTCGCGGCCTTCGTGGCGCTCTTGTACGGCGCGCTCTACGGCCTGCTGGCCTCGGAAAGCAATGCGCTGCTGCTGGGCGCGCTGCTGATCTTCGGCATGCTGGCCACGCTGATGCTCGTGACGCGCAAGGTCGACTGGTATGCGCTGTCGCGCCGCAACGAAGCCGCCCCTGCGGCAGTGGACGCATGAAACTGCTGCGCGCCATGCCCGGTGTGCTCGGCTGGCTGGTGCTGGCCGTGCTGTGCGCCTGGGCCTGGCACCTGAAGGACCCGCACCTGCGCTTCCTGCGCGAGGAAGAACTGCCGCTGCTGCTCGCCGCGCTGTGCGCCAGCGGCGCGATCGCCTGGCGCAGCGCGCGCGGCGCACGCCGTGTCGTGGCGCTGGCCCTGACGGCGGGCGCGATGCTGACGGCGCTGGGCCACGAGCTGGCGTCGCGCCAGCACCGGATGGAAGTGAACGCGGCTTCGGGCCCGGTGGCGCAGGCGCTCGGCGCGCGTTTCATCGTCGGGTATGACGACGCGAACGACCTGCGCGAACTGGCCCGCCGGGGCCTGATCGGCGGCGTCTTCGTCACCGGCCGCAATGTGAAGGGCCGCAGCGCCGACACCCTGCGCGCGGAAATCGCCGGCCTGCAGGCGCTGCGACAGGCGGCCGGCCTGCCACCGCTGGTGGTGGCGACCGACCAGGAGGGCGGCGGCGTCTCGCGCCTGTCGCCGATGGTGCCGCACCAGCCGGCGCTCGCCAGCCTGCTGGACGCCGACGTGCCCGCACACGAACTGTTGCAACGTGCCCGCGCCTACGGCGCGCAGCAGGGCGGGGCGCTCGCCGCGCTGGGCATCACCCTGAACTTCAGCCCCGTGGTCGACCTGCGCCCCGGCCGCGCTCCGGGCCGCTGGGACCTGCACACCCGCATCGAGGAACGCGCCATTTCCAGCGACCCCGACATCACCGCGCAGGTGGCGCTCGCTTACGAGCAAGGCCTTGAATCGGCTGGCGTGCGCGGCACACTCAAGCACTTTCCCGGCCTCGCCGGCGTGACCGAAGACACGCACCACGTAGGTGCCGAACTGCGCACGCCCGTGGCCCGCTTGGCCACACACGACTGGAAGCCGTTTCAAGACGTGTCGAAACATTCGGATGCCGCGATCATGCTGGGCCATGTCATCCTTGGGGAACTCGACGCGGACGCGCCGGTCTCTTTCTCACGCAAAATCGTGCAGCAGGTGATTCGAGGCGAATGGGGCTTTCTGGGCCTGCTCGTCACCGACGACCTCACGATGGGCGGGGCCTACAACCGAGGTCTTTGCAATGCCACGCTGGGCGCACTCGACGCCGGGGTGGACCTGCTGCTCATCGCCTACGACCACGACAAGTATTTCGATGCCATGCACTGCGCGCTGGAAGGCGTGCGGCGCGGCGCGCTCGATCCCCGGGTGACGGAACGCCCGCGCGCGCCACGGCTCCAACCTCTTCGCTAGCCCCCTGGCCCCATCCCAATGTCCCAAGAACCTCGTTCGTCCCAACCCGCCGGTGCGCTGCGCCAGCTCCCCTGGAAACGCATCGCCGGCTGGAGCGCCATCGCGGCCGGTGCCGGCGCCGTCGCGCTGTTGGGCGCCGCCATCGTGGGGGTGGTCGCCATCTACCCGAAGCTGCCCGACATCTCGGAGCTGGCCGACTACCGGCCCAAGCTGCCACTGCGCGTGTACACCGCCGAAGGCTCGCTGATCGGCGAGTTCGGCGAAGAGCGCCGCAACCTCACGCCCTTCGCGAACATTCCGCAGGTCATGAAAGATGCCGTGCAGGCCGTGGAAGACGCGCGCTTCTACGACCACGGCGGCGTGGACTACAAGGGCTTCGCGCGCGCGGCCGTGGCCAGCTTCAAGGGCGGGCGCAAGCAGGGCGCCTCGACCATCACGATGCAGGTGGCGCGCAACGTCTACCTGAGCTCGGAGCGCACGCTGAGCCGCAAGGCGTCGGAGATCGTGCTGGCCTTTCGGCTCGAGCAGCAGCTCAGCAAGGACCAGATCCTCGAGATCTACCTGAACCAGATCTACCTGGGCAACCGCGCCTACGGTTTTGCCGCTGCCTCCGAGGCCTACTTCGGCAAGCCGCTGCAGCAGGTGACCATTGCCGAAGCAGCCATGCTCGCCGGCCTGCCGAAGGCGCCGGGCGCCAACAACCCCGTGGCCAACCCGCGCCGTGCGCGGGCGCGCCAGCTCTACGTGATCGACCGCATGCACGAAACCGGCTTCATCACCGCCGAACAGGCGGCCGAGGCCAAGAAGGAAGAACTGCACCTGCGCGACGCCGCCGATCCGAACCGGCTGCACGCCGAGTACGTCGCCGAAACCGTGCGCCAGATGATGTACGCGCAGTACGGCGACAGCATCTACACCAGCGGCATGAAGGTCTACACCTCGCTGGTGGCGGCCGACCAGGCGGCGGCGTACAAGTCGCTGCGCAAGGGCATCATGGATTACGAGCGCCGTCAGGTGTACCGCGGCCCCGAGAAGTTCGTCGACCTGCCG
Encoded here:
- the creD gene encoding cell envelope integrity protein CreD — its product is MLQLLKALQASVLVKVAGLFFLLLVLCIPLARIDDLNRARGESQREAAQELAESYAGPQTMVGPVLLVPYVERWIEPLRDAQGKVIGQAPQSKEMTHAVFPDKLRIEGDMATQERYRGIFRIPFYTLTAALGGGFAGFDPRSVPHSESDSSIEFRPPLIAFHVSDLRGLDGSPALTIEGEALRFRQRVPGLPDNATYADGIHAPLSGAALAAWQAGKPLTFDMKLSLVGQDTLSMVPIAEETTAHLKSPWAHPSFGGRFLATQRKVTPQGFDAHWRVSSLVTTAREQVRAGLSGGEGDAAQNAAAAVVRTASTPRHASGPLQTFDVSLAQPVNVYSMSTRAGKYGALFIGLVLMAAFMFELFRKLRLHPVQYGLVGLSIALFFLLLLALSEKFAFHFAYAGAAGASVALLAVYFSAVLGGWQRGLSFAAFVALLYGALYGLLASESNALLLGALLIFGMLATLMLVTRKVDWYALSRRNEAAPAAVDA
- a CDS encoding glycoside hydrolase family 3 N-terminal domain-containing protein translates to MKLLRAMPGVLGWLVLAVLCAWAWHLKDPHLRFLREEELPLLLAALCASGAIAWRSARGARRVVALALTAGAMLTALGHELASRQHRMEVNAASGPVAQALGARFIVGYDDANDLRELARRGLIGGVFVTGRNVKGRSADTLRAEIAGLQALRQAAGLPPLVVATDQEGGGVSRLSPMVPHQPALASLLDADVPAHELLQRARAYGAQQGGALAALGITLNFSPVVDLRPGRAPGRWDLHTRIEERAISSDPDITAQVALAYEQGLESAGVRGTLKHFPGLAGVTEDTHHVGAELRTPVARLATHDWKPFQDVSKHSDAAIMLGHVILGELDADAPVSFSRKIVQQVIRGEWGFLGLLVTDDLTMGGAYNRGLCNATLGALDAGVDLLLIAYDHDKYFDAMHCALEGVRRGALDPRVTERPRAPRLQPLR